From the genome of Nicotiana sylvestris chromosome 2, ASM39365v2, whole genome shotgun sequence, one region includes:
- the LOC104219597 gene encoding very-long-chain 3-oxoacyl-CoA reductase 1 produces MEACIYHQLKSQPIWLLFLLSLGSLKILCFSLIFLKWVYVNFLRPGKNLKKYGSWALVTGPTDGIGKGFAFQLAKKGLNLVLVGRNPDKLKDVSDSIKAKYGQIQIKSVVVDFSGDLDEGVKKIKEIIEGLDVGVLINNVGVSYPYARFFHEVDDKLLADLIKVNVEGTTKVTQAVLPGMLKRKKGAIVNIGSGAAIVIPSDPLYAVYAATKAYVDQFSRCLYVEYKKSGIDVQCQVPLYVATKMASIKRSSFFVPSTDGYARAGLRWIGYEPRCTPYWPHSLLWGLLYSLPESIVDAWRLKFCMGIRKRGQMKDSRKKE; encoded by the exons ATGGAGGCTTGCATCTATCATCAGCTCAAATCTCAGCCTATAtggcttctttttcttctttctttaggTTCTTTAAAAATTTTATGCTTTTCACTCATTTTTCTCAAATGGGTCTATGTTAATTTCCTTAGACCTGGCAAAAATCTCAAGAAATATGGGTCATGGGCACTTGTTACTGGACCAACTGACGGTATTGGAAAAGGCTTTGCTTTTCAATTAGCTAAAAAAGGACTTAATTTAGTTCTTGTGGGTCGTAATCCTGATAAATTGAAAGATGTTTCTGATTCAATTAAGGCTAAGTATGGACAAATCCAGATTAAATCAGTGGTTGTTGATTTTTCTGGTGATTTAGATGAAGGGGTTAAGAAGATTAAGGAGATAATTGAAGGGTTAGATGTTGGTGTTTTGATTAATAATGTTGGGGTTTCGTATCCTTATGCTAGATTTTTTCATGAAGTGGATGATAAATTATTGGCTGATTTGATTAAAGTTAATGTAGAAGGGACTACTAAGGTTACTCAAGCTGTTTTGCCTGGTATGTTGAAGAGGAAAAAAGGTGCTATTGTTAATATTGGTTCTGGTGCTGCAATTGTTATTCCCTCTGATCCCCTTTATGCTGTTTATGCTGCTACTAAAGC ATACGTTGATCAATTCTCTAGATGCCTGTATGTAGAGTACAAGAAGAGTGGGATTGATGTGCAATGTCAG GTGCCGTTGTATGTGGCAACAAAAATGGCGTCGATCAAAAGATCATCATTTTTTGTTCCCTCGACTGATGGTTATGCTCGAGCTGGCCTGCGATGGATAGGTTATGAGCCAAGGTGTACGCCTTACTGGCCCCATTCTCTTCTGTGGGGTTTGTTATATTCATTGCCAGAGTCAATTGTTGATGCTTGGCGTCTGAAGTTCTGCATGGGAATTCGGAAGAGGGGGCAGATGAAAGACTCCAGGAAGAAGGAATAG
- the LOC104219596 gene encoding uncharacterized membrane protein At3g27390, protein MEPPRGFLASLWNFICFLPYFIGLLILGVLKGVILCPLILVIVTIGNSALILGLWPVHLFYTYYCLWSTKQLGPALKLVLSICVIVILLLWPLIGFASSIVGGAAYGFLSPVFATFQAVGGKKTNAFFHSIYDGTWDTVKRSFTIVRDVTDVLYHSYFSIMDDLRLQGPPSGKYYEIRLLYIPLALVAVALGLLVDIPTITVIAACKFPYMLLKGWRRLFHDCIGREGPFLETICVPFAGLAILLWPMAVVGAFIGSMLASILLGAYSGIVVYQESSLWLGLCYIVASLSIYDEYSNDVLDMPEGSCFPRPRYRKKTASRTSSRSASFSRPESFRNPPSRTNSINAPMVELKPLELLDGLFTGCQYHGEIMVSKGVITQKDIEDAKSNRDSGQVINIGLPAYCILQTLIRSAKANSTGLLIKDDGTEVTSTNRPRDTFYEWFLNPLLIIKDQIKAENLSDSEEEYLGKLVLLSGDPERLRNSNIGSPPESELRRAEFEALARRLRGITKSISRYPTFRRRFESSIRIILEELAKKNGDSRKSEDSGPHKVPRSKSMFVRMFSDKSFKNRNGNNGYDQEAQLVDADRNVEIQ, encoded by the exons GTGTAATTTTGTGCCCATTGATCCTCGTTATAGTCACTATCGGAAACTCTGCCCTTATTTTGGGTCTTTGGCCGGTGCACCTGTTCTATACATATTACTGTCTATGGAG CACAAAGCAATTAGGTCCAGCTTTAAAACTTGTGCTAAGCATATGTGTCATTGTTATTTTACTTTTATGGCCGTTGATTGGATTTGCAAGCAGCATCGTTGGCGGGGCAGCTTATGGCTTCCTTTCTCCTGTGTTTGCCACTTTCCAAGCTGTGGGTGGAAAGAAGACGAATGCCTTCTTTCACAGTATATAT GATGGGACTTGGGACACGGTGAAACGAAGCTTTACTATTGTTAGGGATGTGACGGATGTTTTATACCATTCCTACTTCTCGATCATGGATGATTTGCGACTTCAAGGACCTCCTAGTGGAAAATACTATGAGATCAG GTTGCTTTATATTCCTTTGGCGCTAGTAGCCGTGGCACTAGGACTCCTGGTTGACATACCGACGATCACAGTAATTGCTGCTTGCAAATTTCCTTACATGCTTTTGAAGGGCTGGCGTCGCTTGTTTCATGATTGTATAGGTCGAGAAGGACCTTTTCTAGAGACCATCTGTGTGCCATTTGCTGGTCTTGCTATCTTACTCTGGCCAATGGCTGTTGTTGGGGCATTCATTGGATCAATGTTAGCAAGTATCCTCCTCGGTGCTTATTCAGGAATAGTTGTATATCAG GAGTCTTCTCTTTGGTTGGGGCTTTGCTATATCGTTGCTTCCTTGTCCATATATGATGAATATAGCAATGATGTGCTGGATATGCCAGAAGGATCCTGCTTTCCTAG GCCTCGGTACAGAAAGAAGACTGCATCAAGAACCAGCTCTCGTTCAGCTTCTTTCTCAAGACCTGAATCTTTCAGAAATCCACCATCTCGTACGAACTCCATCAATGCTCCCATGGTCGAGTTGAAGCCCCTCGAG CTTCTTGATGGCTTATTCACGGGCTGTCAATATCATGGGGAAATCATGGTATCTAAAGGAGTAATTACACAAAAAGACATTGAAGATGCCAAGTCTAATAGAGATAGTGGTCAAGTCATTAACATTGGTTTGCCTGCCTATTGCATCCTTCAGACCCTTATACGTTCTGCCAAAGCCAACAGCACTGGTCTTTTGATAA AAGACGATGGTACCGAAGTAACCAGCACAAACAGGCCCAGAGATACCTTCTATGAGTGGTTTCTCAATCCACTCTTGATCATCAAAGACCAGATCAAAGCTGAAAATCTTTCCGACAGCGAAGAGGAGTACCTTGGGAAATTGGTTTTGTTAAGTGGTGATCCTGAGAGGTTGAGGAATTCAAATATTGGATCTCCACCTGAATCTGAACTGAGGCGAGCTGAGTTTGAGGCATTAGCTCGAAG ACTACGAGGCATCACAAAATCTATATCAAGATATCCAACATTCAGGCGCCGCTTTGAGAGTAGCATCAGGATTATCTTAGAAGAACTAGCCAAGAAGAACGGTGATAGTAGAAAATCAGAAGATTCAGGACCTCACAAAGTTCCCAGGTCAAAAAGCATGTTTGTTCGCATGTTTAGCGATAAATCTTTCAAGAACAGAAACGGAAACAATGGATATGATCAAGAGGCTCAACTGGTAGATGCTGACAGAAATGTTGAAATTCAATGA